Proteins encoded in a region of the Stieleria neptunia genome:
- a CDS encoding aminotransferase class V-fold PLP-dependent enzyme, whose product MSNAFRKHWRLNPDVDFLNHGSFGATPIVVLETQRRWIELLERDPIEFLGPERSLLPKLDRVRDCIGGLVGADAADLAFVRNATEGVNAVLRSFPFSSGDEVVITNHGYNACNNAVRYAAERCGTGVSVAELPFPVESDAQVIEAVDATLSPKTRLLLIDHVTSPTGLVLPVKELIELAHRRGVRVMVDGAHAPGMVPVDLSQLDPDYYTANHHKWLCGPKTSGFLYVRRELQPEVHPTTISHGANSPGLGQTPFLAEFNWVGTYDPTPILSVPTAIEFLGGLKEGGLSQLMRDNHALVLAGRQVLLDAIDCGLPAPAEMLGSLASVPLPADRVGNGDAVKGLQHRLYHEHAIEVPIFLLNGTLPCLRISAQVYNSLEQYERLADVLRNLSGLSTTRFRRNA is encoded by the coding sequence TTGTCAAACGCATTTCGAAAACACTGGCGTCTCAACCCCGATGTCGATTTCCTGAATCACGGCTCATTTGGCGCGACGCCGATCGTGGTCTTGGAAACGCAACGCCGTTGGATCGAGCTTCTTGAACGCGACCCGATTGAGTTTCTGGGGCCGGAACGTTCATTGTTGCCCAAACTGGATCGGGTCCGTGATTGCATCGGTGGTCTGGTCGGGGCCGACGCGGCTGATTTGGCGTTCGTGCGGAACGCGACCGAAGGCGTCAATGCGGTGCTGCGATCGTTCCCGTTTTCAAGCGGCGACGAAGTGGTGATCACCAACCACGGCTACAACGCTTGCAACAACGCCGTCCGTTACGCGGCCGAGCGTTGCGGTACCGGGGTCTCGGTCGCCGAATTGCCGTTCCCGGTTGAATCCGACGCTCAGGTCATCGAAGCGGTCGATGCGACGCTCTCGCCCAAGACGCGGTTGTTGTTGATCGACCACGTCACCAGTCCGACCGGCTTGGTCCTGCCCGTCAAAGAATTGATTGAACTGGCACATCGCCGTGGCGTTCGCGTGATGGTCGACGGGGCACATGCCCCCGGGATGGTGCCCGTCGATCTTTCACAGTTGGATCCGGATTACTACACCGCCAATCATCACAAGTGGTTGTGTGGCCCCAAGACGTCGGGATTTCTGTACGTGCGGCGGGAATTACAGCCTGAGGTCCATCCGACCACGATCAGCCACGGTGCGAATTCGCCGGGGCTCGGACAGACCCCGTTTCTAGCAGAGTTCAATTGGGTCGGAACGTACGACCCGACGCCGATCCTTTCGGTGCCGACGGCAATCGAGTTTCTAGGAGGCCTGAAAGAAGGCGGGTTGTCGCAGTTGATGCGCGACAATCACGCGCTCGTGCTGGCGGGGCGGCAAGTGTTGCTGGATGCAATCGATTGTGGCCTTCCCGCGCCGGCGGAGATGCTCGGCTCTCTGGCATCGGTTCCTTTGCCGGCCGATCGCGTCGGTAACGGTGACGCGGTGAAGGGGTTGCAGCATCGGCTCTATCACGAACATGCCATCGAGGTGCCAATCTTTCTGCTCAACGGCACGCTTCCCTGTCTGCGAATTTCCGCCCAGGTCTACAACAGCTTGGAACAATACGAACGGTTGGCCGACGTGTTGCGGAATTTGTCAGGACTTTCAACGACTCGGTTCCGACGAAACGCGTGA
- a CDS encoding DUF1501 domain-containing protein has protein sequence MNINTRRHPMAANRRLFLKSSGAGVGLGSVALRSLLGNESDASAETGGMHFPAKAKRIIYLFQSGGPAQQDLFDYKPLLNQMNGQELPAEVRGQQRLTGMSVNQSSLPLAGSQFKFSQAGQSGAWLSDLLPHHRDIADDVCFIKSMHTEAINHDPAITMFQTGSQIAGRPSLGAWLSYGLGSVNDDLPAFIVLVSAGQGGQPLYARLWGNGFLDSKYQGVQFRGGSDPVLYLSNPQGVDRNRRRAQLDTINELNQHQFAQELDPEIESRIAQYEMAFRMQASVPDVADFSDEPESTFQLYGEDARKPGTFAANCLLARRLAERDVRFIQLYHQGWDQHSNLPKGIRGQAKETDQPSAALIKDLKQLGLLDDTLVIWGGEFGRTSYSQGVLTADNYGRDHHPRCFTTWMAGGGIKPGISYGQTDEFGYNVIENGVHVHDFNATILHLMGIDHERLTFKYQGRRFRLTDVHGELIEPILA, from the coding sequence ATGAACATCAACACTCGCCGTCATCCCATGGCGGCCAATCGTCGCTTGTTTCTTAAAAGCAGTGGCGCCGGTGTCGGACTCGGTTCGGTCGCGCTACGCAGCTTGCTCGGCAACGAGTCGGACGCGTCGGCAGAGACCGGCGGGATGCACTTTCCGGCAAAGGCCAAGCGGATCATTTATTTGTTCCAATCGGGAGGCCCGGCGCAGCAGGATCTGTTCGATTACAAGCCGCTGTTGAACCAAATGAACGGCCAGGAGCTGCCAGCCGAGGTGCGCGGTCAGCAGCGATTGACCGGGATGTCGGTCAATCAATCGTCGCTGCCGCTGGCGGGGTCTCAGTTCAAATTTTCGCAAGCCGGACAGTCCGGCGCCTGGCTGAGTGATCTGTTGCCGCACCATCGTGACATCGCCGACGACGTGTGTTTTATCAAATCGATGCACACCGAGGCGATCAACCATGACCCCGCGATCACGATGTTTCAAACGGGGTCGCAGATCGCCGGACGTCCGTCGCTGGGCGCTTGGTTGTCGTATGGGCTAGGCAGCGTCAACGATGATCTGCCCGCGTTCATCGTGCTGGTGTCGGCCGGCCAAGGCGGCCAACCCCTGTACGCGCGGTTGTGGGGTAATGGATTTCTGGATTCTAAATACCAAGGCGTTCAGTTCCGCGGTGGAAGTGATCCGGTCTTGTATCTGTCCAATCCGCAGGGCGTCGACCGGAACCGTCGACGGGCCCAGTTGGATACGATCAACGAGCTGAATCAACACCAGTTCGCACAGGAGTTGGATCCCGAAATTGAATCGCGGATCGCCCAGTATGAGATGGCGTTTCGCATGCAGGCGAGTGTGCCCGACGTCGCCGATTTTTCCGATGAGCCCGAATCGACGTTCCAGCTGTATGGCGAGGACGCGCGCAAGCCGGGAACGTTTGCCGCGAATTGTCTACTGGCCAGACGACTGGCCGAGCGGGACGTGCGGTTCATTCAGTTGTATCACCAGGGCTGGGACCAGCACTCGAATTTACCCAAGGGGATTCGCGGGCAGGCGAAGGAAACGGACCAACCCTCGGCGGCACTGATCAAAGACCTCAAGCAACTCGGATTGCTTGACGACACCCTGGTGATCTGGGGTGGGGAATTCGGGCGGACGTCGTATTCACAAGGCGTGTTGACGGCCGACAACTACGGACGAGATCACCACCCACGCTGTTTCACGACCTGGATGGCCGGTGGCGGCATCAAACCGGGGATCAGCTATGGCCAGACCGATGAATTCGGGTACAACGTGATCGAAAACGGAGTTCACGTCCACGATTTCAACGCCACGATCTTGCACTTGATGGGAATCGATCACGAACGATTGACCTTCAAGTACCAGGGGAGACGCTTTCGATTGACCGACGTGCATGGAGAACTGATCGAGCCGATTTTGGCGTGA
- a CDS encoding DUF1553 domain-containing protein, translating into MVQFNMVRSFVVLVCGLVVCTVPSWHCLAEDLDFNRDVRPILSDKCYFCHGPDEGHREAGLRLDVREEAIDLIESGEVIDRIDSDDADLQMPPPASNLSLTEKEKRTLKRWIDEGAVYADHWAFTPLPETEAVPSPHEVEWCRETLDRFVLSRLQREELLPNPPAAPRRWLRRVTLDLTGLPPTPAEMQAFDQALAADDHRGHQDEVYQAVVDRLLQSSGFGEHLAVSWLDAARYADSYGYQSDKLNTQWPYRDWVVEALNQNLPYDQFLTWQLAGDLLPDATRQQKLATAFNRIHRLNNEGGAVFEEWRIENVADRVHTFGTAVLGLTLECCRCHDHKYDPIPMRDYYSLSAFFNSIDESGVYDRTEKVPCPSLLLPTAEQEATLQAARDQLRIAEQQYAATLKRSEQRFASWKPESDDQPTIADLRLAIGFDVDFDNTIKDVYHPSQSDRSWTSMSPLQDVVDCSIPRLDPRIASDGKDVGADQAADSLDNTGGDQSNAGPARIDVPRRAIALDGERGVTTHGVPSFDRWTAFSVVVTLRDVQRTPYRSVIAHHTRGTDCGYNGWDLTIENGHLESRMARVWPGNAMAVRTIAPIPADSWHQVTATYDGSSRAAGLRLYLDGELLETEILRDRVKKQANVVVDHGGEFVVGQRFRDRGFAGGLIDDVRVYDRALTAPELKHLATGAPIRPTKDYFASAIDPPSREAMQVLTAARKAVVMAEEAMNEIPIMEEMQHARPAYVLARGQYDAPKNEDTRVDRDTFSQFGLPFPDDAPRDRLGLARWVTDPRNPLTGRVAVNRLWGSFFASPLVATPENFGLQGELPTHPELLDWMARDFVDHGWDVKRLCRQIVLSSTYRQDSRVSAEKLQRDPDNVLLARGPSNRLSAEQIRDLALAASGLMDKQQGGPPVSPYQPGADLWRESNGMSPPYQQSVGTALYRRSLYSVWKRTAPLPNMLALDATTREVCTMERSRTNTPLQALVLMNDVQFVEAARALAESVMGESDDMARIQLAFAKLTGRRADENEVTHLVSLLEQEQTYFGEHPQRAAELVAIGQSPSSQDAPVPHLAAMTIVCQAIMNLDATVWKR; encoded by the coding sequence ATGGTTCAATTCAACATGGTTCGCTCGTTCGTCGTTCTCGTCTGCGGTTTGGTCGTCTGCACCGTTCCGTCGTGGCATTGTCTGGCCGAAGATTTGGACTTCAACCGTGACGTGCGTCCGATCCTGTCGGACAAGTGTTACTTTTGCCATGGGCCGGACGAAGGACATCGCGAAGCCGGGCTGCGGCTTGACGTCCGCGAGGAAGCGATCGATTTGATTGAATCCGGCGAGGTCATCGACCGGATTGACAGCGACGACGCGGATCTTCAGATGCCGCCCCCTGCATCCAATCTCAGTCTGACCGAAAAGGAAAAGCGGACGCTGAAACGCTGGATTGACGAAGGCGCGGTGTACGCCGACCATTGGGCGTTCACACCACTACCCGAGACGGAGGCGGTGCCGAGTCCGCATGAAGTCGAGTGGTGCCGCGAGACGTTGGACCGGTTTGTGTTGTCGCGTTTGCAGCGGGAAGAGCTTCTGCCCAACCCGCCCGCCGCACCGCGGCGCTGGCTGCGTCGCGTCACGTTGGACTTGACGGGATTGCCGCCGACCCCGGCAGAAATGCAAGCCTTTGATCAGGCGCTTGCCGCTGACGATCACCGTGGCCATCAAGACGAAGTTTACCAGGCCGTCGTCGATCGGCTGTTGCAGTCATCCGGTTTCGGCGAGCACCTGGCGGTCTCTTGGTTGGACGCCGCCCGCTACGCCGATTCCTATGGCTATCAAAGCGACAAGTTGAATACGCAATGGCCATATCGCGATTGGGTGGTCGAAGCGCTCAATCAGAATTTGCCCTATGACCAATTTTTGACGTGGCAACTGGCCGGCGATCTGTTGCCCGATGCGACGCGTCAACAAAAGCTGGCCACCGCGTTCAACCGGATCCACCGGCTGAACAACGAAGGCGGCGCGGTGTTCGAAGAATGGCGAATCGAAAATGTCGCCGATCGCGTTCACACCTTCGGCACCGCCGTCTTGGGGCTGACCCTGGAATGTTGTCGCTGTCACGATCACAAATACGACCCGATCCCGATGCGCGACTACTACTCGTTGTCGGCGTTCTTCAATTCGATCGACGAAAGCGGTGTCTACGATCGCACCGAAAAAGTTCCCTGTCCTTCGTTGTTGTTGCCGACCGCCGAGCAAGAGGCAACGTTGCAGGCGGCGCGCGACCAGTTGCGGATTGCCGAACAACAATACGCCGCGACGTTGAAACGATCTGAACAGCGTTTCGCATCATGGAAACCCGAATCGGACGACCAGCCGACGATTGCGGATCTGCGATTGGCGATCGGTTTTGACGTCGACTTTGATAACACGATCAAAGACGTCTACCACCCGTCGCAATCGGATCGGTCGTGGACTTCGATGTCACCGTTGCAGGATGTGGTGGATTGCTCGATCCCGCGATTGGACCCAAGGATTGCCTCGGACGGCAAGGATGTCGGCGCCGATCAAGCTGCTGATTCGCTCGACAACACCGGGGGCGATCAATCGAATGCCGGCCCGGCAAGGATTGACGTCCCGCGGCGGGCGATCGCTCTCGATGGCGAACGCGGGGTGACGACGCATGGTGTGCCGTCGTTCGATCGTTGGACCGCATTCTCGGTCGTCGTGACGTTGCGTGATGTCCAGCGAACGCCCTATCGAAGTGTGATCGCGCATCACACCCGGGGGACCGATTGCGGGTACAACGGCTGGGATTTGACGATCGAAAATGGACACCTCGAATCACGCATGGCTCGCGTGTGGCCGGGCAATGCGATGGCGGTTCGAACGATCGCGCCGATTCCCGCCGACTCGTGGCACCAAGTCACCGCGACCTACGACGGTTCCTCCCGCGCCGCCGGCTTGCGACTGTATCTCGACGGCGAATTGCTGGAGACGGAAATCTTGCGTGATCGTGTCAAGAAACAAGCCAACGTTGTGGTCGATCACGGCGGAGAATTTGTCGTGGGCCAGCGTTTTCGCGACCGTGGTTTCGCCGGCGGTCTGATCGATGACGTCCGCGTCTATGATCGTGCGTTGACGGCGCCCGAATTGAAACATCTGGCAACCGGCGCGCCGATCCGACCGACCAAGGACTATTTTGCGTCCGCAATCGATCCACCCAGTCGAGAGGCGATGCAGGTGTTGACCGCGGCCAGAAAGGCGGTGGTGATGGCAGAGGAGGCGATGAATGAAATTCCGATCATGGAAGAGATGCAGCACGCCCGGCCGGCCTATGTGCTCGCCCGCGGCCAATACGATGCACCGAAAAACGAAGACACGCGCGTGGACCGAGACACGTTCTCGCAATTCGGGTTGCCGTTCCCAGACGACGCCCCGCGCGATCGGTTGGGATTGGCCCGCTGGGTCACCGACCCGCGAAATCCGCTGACCGGGCGTGTCGCCGTCAACCGGTTGTGGGGAAGCTTCTTTGCCAGCCCGTTGGTCGCGACGCCCGAAAATTTTGGGTTGCAGGGTGAATTGCCCACGCACCCTGAGTTGCTCGATTGGATGGCACGCGATTTCGTCGATCATGGCTGGGACGTCAAACGCCTGTGCCGACAGATTGTGCTGTCATCAACCTATCGCCAGGATTCCCGTGTCAGCGCGGAAAAGCTGCAACGAGATCCGGACAACGTGTTGCTCGCCCGGGGGCCATCGAACCGTCTCTCCGCCGAACAAATTCGTGATCTGGCGTTGGCGGCATCGGGGTTGATGGACAAGCAGCAGGGCGGCCCGCCGGTTTCGCCGTACCAGCCCGGTGCGGATCTGTGGCGTGAATCCAATGGCATGTCACCGCCCTACCAGCAGTCGGTCGGTACGGCGCTGTATCGGCGATCCTTGTATTCGGTTTGGAAACGCACCGCTCCGTTGCCGAACATGTTGGCGCTCGACGCGACGACGCGGGAGGTTTGCACGATGGAGCGATCACGGACCAACACCCCGCTGCAAGCCTTGGTGCTGATGAACGACGTCCAGTTCGTCGAAGCCGCCCGCGCGTTGGCGGAGAGCGTGATGGGTGAGAGCGATGACATGGCACGCATTCAACTCGCGTTTGCCAAGCTGACCGGTCGCCGAGCGGACGAGAACGAAGTGACGCATCTGGTGTCCCTGCTGGAACAAGAACAAACCTATTTCGGCGAGCATCCACAGCGCGCCGCGGAGCTTGTTGCGATCGGGCAGTCACCGAGTTCACAGGACGCCCCCGTGCCACACCTCGCCGCGATGACCATCGTCTGCCAAGCCATCATGAACTTGGACGCAACCGTCTGGAAACGCTAA
- a CDS encoding AraC family transcriptional regulator, which yields MANTSMQDRFYQRLDPQGQILGLFDLLPSVSFFVKDRRGRFIALNRRGCDYCGVANEEDAIGRTDHDFFPKRRADEYRADDLTVLETGRAIRNRIESAPEAEGSPRLVMTSKIPLRDRNGKVIGIAGFSRQVDQLRSPGGTVAAFADVIAHLHRHYDDHLTTPELATMADLSVSQFERRFRKAFGCSVRQYLVRVRVENAAKRLTETRQTISQIALATGFYDHAHFSRSFRRLMKLSPSEYRRQYQSTSRWGRK from the coding sequence ATGGCAAATACCAGCATGCAAGACCGGTTTTACCAGCGTCTCGATCCCCAGGGGCAGATTTTGGGGCTCTTTGATCTGCTGCCGAGTGTTTCGTTTTTTGTCAAGGATCGCCGCGGACGGTTCATTGCGCTCAACCGTCGTGGTTGCGACTACTGCGGCGTCGCCAACGAAGAAGACGCGATCGGACGCACCGACCACGACTTTTTCCCCAAGCGACGCGCCGACGAGTATCGCGCCGACGACCTGACGGTGTTGGAGACCGGGCGCGCGATCCGGAACCGCATCGAAAGTGCCCCGGAAGCAGAAGGTTCACCGCGACTGGTGATGACCAGCAAGATTCCATTGCGGGATCGCAACGGAAAGGTGATTGGGATCGCCGGATTCTCGCGCCAAGTCGACCAGCTTCGTTCACCCGGCGGGACAGTCGCGGCGTTTGCCGACGTGATCGCCCACCTGCACCGACACTATGACGATCACTTGACGACTCCCGAATTGGCGACGATGGCCGACCTGTCGGTCAGCCAGTTCGAGCGACGATTTCGAAAAGCGTTCGGCTGTTCCGTGCGACAGTACCTGGTTCGCGTCCGCGTCGAAAACGCTGCCAAACGATTGACCGAAACCCGGCAAACCATTTCGCAAATCGCCCTGGCGACCGGGTTCTATGACCATGCCCACTTCAGCCGCAGTTTCCGACGGTTGATGAAGCTTTCTCCGTCCGAGTACCGGCGGCAATATCAGTCAACTTCACGGTGGGGAAGAAAATAG